One window of Novosphingobium sp. P6W genomic DNA carries:
- a CDS encoding NupC/NupG family nucleoside CNT transporter, producing MHVAYSLIGIVLIMAAAFLLSTDRKAIRLRVVGAAFALQAGLAALVLYVPFGNRMLQGAAGGVESLLGYAHAGIDFLFGPLASPEIGGHSFAISALPVIIFFASLISILYYLKIMPLVVRWLGGALEKVTGISKVESLCAASNIFVGQSEAPLVIRPYLAALNPSQLFCVMTVGLAGVAGTILAAYASMGIRIDYLVAAAFMSAPGGIFMAKMIMPDPRPGAALDSVEIHEGINPPAGMAAAALNRADVTHQPGVHVDEPETADHEEEKPANIIMAASQGAQTGVKLAVAVGAMVLAFVALIALANGFVGWFAGLFGFDGVTFQGLLGYIFAPIFYLLATPDWTEALHAGGLFGTKIVLNEFVSFIELGKDGALSPRTVAVVTFALCGFANFSSIAIQMAVTGGLAPNQRPIIARLGIRALAAGSLSNLMSAALAGLFLTAF from the coding sequence ATGCATGTCGCCTACAGCCTGATTGGCATTGTTCTCATCATGGCGGCAGCCTTTTTGCTTTCGACCGACCGCAAGGCCATCCGCCTGCGCGTGGTTGGCGCGGCGTTCGCGCTTCAGGCCGGCCTGGCAGCGCTGGTGCTTTATGTGCCGTTCGGCAACCGGATGCTCCAGGGCGCGGCCGGCGGCGTGGAAAGCCTGCTCGGCTATGCCCATGCGGGCATCGATTTCCTGTTCGGCCCTCTCGCCTCGCCCGAGATAGGTGGTCATAGCTTCGCCATTTCGGCGCTGCCGGTAATCATCTTCTTCGCCTCGCTGATCTCGATCCTTTACTACCTCAAGATCATGCCGCTGGTGGTCCGCTGGCTTGGCGGCGCGCTTGAGAAGGTGACCGGGATCAGCAAGGTGGAAAGCCTCTGCGCGGCCTCGAACATCTTCGTCGGGCAAAGCGAAGCTCCCTTGGTGATCCGCCCCTACCTGGCAGCGCTCAACCCCTCGCAGCTGTTCTGCGTGATGACCGTGGGCCTTGCCGGCGTGGCCGGAACGATCCTGGCCGCATATGCCTCGATGGGCATCCGTATCGACTATCTCGTCGCCGCCGCCTTCATGTCGGCGCCGGGCGGCATCTTCATGGCCAAGATGATCATGCCCGACCCGCGCCCCGGCGCCGCGCTTGACAGCGTGGAAATCCACGAAGGCATCAACCCGCCCGCCGGCATGGCCGCCGCCGCGCTCAACCGCGCCGACGTGACCCACCAGCCCGGCGTCCACGTCGACGAGCCGGAAACCGCCGACCATGAAGAAGAGAAGCCCGCCAACATTATCATGGCCGCCTCGCAGGGCGCGCAGACCGGCGTGAAGCTGGCGGTCGCAGTCGGCGCGATGGTCCTGGCCTTCGTGGCGCTGATCGCGCTGGCGAACGGCTTTGTAGGCTGGTTCGCAGGGCTGTTCGGGTTCGACGGCGTCACCTTCCAGGGTCTTCTGGGCTACATCTTCGCGCCGATCTTCTACCTGTTGGCCACGCCCGACTGGACCGAAGCGCTCCACGCGGGCGGCCTGTTCGGCACCAAGATCGTGCTCAACGAATTCGTCTCGTTCATCGAACTGGGCAAGGACGGCGCCCTAAGCCCGCGCACCGTGGCCGTGGTGACCTTTGCGCTCTGCGGTTTCGCCAATTTCTCGTCGATCGCGATCCAGATGGCAGTGACCGGCGGGCTTGCCCCCAACCAGCGCCCGATCATCGCCCGTCTGGGCATCCGCGCGCTGGCGGCGGGCAGCCTGTCCAACCTCATGAGTGCCGCTCTCGCGGGCCTGTTCCTCACCGCATTCTGA
- a CDS encoding DUF47 family protein has translation MRQIAVLPYRTIGNAIDAPIQIMLITSRSTRRWVIPKGGLMKGMAPHTAASVEAEEEAGVLGATCPVPLGSYRYRKRRNSGAWVWADVDVFPFAVTEELDTWDEQHQRERQWFPLAEAARLVEEEDLRALIRSFGAREFRAAASPARMFGAMADTVADKTGVTAMFAWFQKLLPEQGNFFELFEQQAATLVAGADALARLAQGGAGRAQHIREITERENDADEITREVLQTVRRSFLTPFDRSAITSLINTMDDAIDEMQQTANASDMYEVIEFEPEMRDMAAIIVDAARLTAEAMPLLRRIGDNGHRLHELTERLVRMEGHADEIHAAGLKRLFKADSGPSGERGDPMHFFVRQEMFKRLERVVDRFEDLANEIDGLVIDHS, from the coding sequence ATGCGCCAGATTGCCGTTCTACCCTATCGCACGATTGGCAATGCCATCGACGCGCCGATCCAGATCATGCTCATCACCTCGCGCAGCACGCGCCGCTGGGTCATCCCCAAGGGCGGGCTGATGAAGGGCATGGCGCCGCACACCGCCGCCTCGGTGGAGGCGGAGGAGGAAGCCGGCGTGCTGGGCGCCACCTGCCCGGTGCCGCTGGGTTCCTATCGTTACCGCAAACGCCGCAATTCCGGCGCCTGGGTCTGGGCCGACGTCGACGTGTTTCCGTTTGCCGTCACCGAGGAACTCGACACTTGGGACGAGCAGCACCAGCGTGAGCGCCAGTGGTTCCCGCTGGCCGAGGCTGCGCGCCTAGTCGAGGAAGAAGACCTTCGCGCGCTCATCCGTTCCTTCGGCGCGCGCGAATTTCGCGCCGCCGCCAGTCCCGCCCGCATGTTCGGGGCAATGGCCGATACCGTGGCCGACAAGACAGGGGTTACCGCCATGTTCGCCTGGTTCCAGAAGCTCCTTCCCGAGCAGGGCAATTTCTTCGAGCTGTTCGAGCAGCAGGCGGCGACGCTGGTCGCGGGCGCCGACGCGCTTGCCCGCCTGGCGCAGGGCGGGGCAGGCCGCGCCCAGCACATCCGCGAGATCACCGAGCGCGAGAACGACGCCGACGAGATCACCCGCGAAGTGCTCCAGACGGTCCGCCGCAGCTTCCTGACCCCGTTCGACCGTTCGGCGATCACCAGCCTCATCAACACGATGGACGATGCCATCGACGAGATGCAGCAGACCGCCAACGCATCCGACATGTACGAGGTCATCGAGTTCGAGCCGGAAATGCGAGACATGGCCGCGATCATCGTCGACGCCGCGCGCCTGACGGCAGAGGCGATGCCGCTGCTGCGCAGGATCGGCGACAACGGCCACCGTTTGCATGAGCTGACCGAGCGCCTGGTGCGCATGGAAGGCCATGCCGACGAAATCCACGCCGCCGGCCTGAAACGTCTGTTCAAGGCCGATTCGGGCCCCAGCGGCGAGCGGGGCGATCCGATGCACTTCTTCGTGCGGCAGGAAATGTTCAAGCGTCTCGAACGCGTCGTCGACCGTTTCGAGGATCTCGCCAACGAGATCGACGGCCTGGTCATCGACCACTCCTGA
- the yihA gene encoding ribosome biogenesis GTP-binding protein YihA/YsxC, which produces MNEDQFEAAQLAELTERARKLFSGPVTFLKSAPELKFLPDPIVNEVAFAGRSNVGKSSLLNALVGRKAIARTSVTPGRTQELNFFDVGEPLKFRLVDMPGYGFAKAPPKVVETWRRLVRDFLRGRVELKRTLVLIDSRHGVKTVDLEMMKMLDEAAVGYRIVLTKADKIKASELEAVHAATLVEARKHPAAFPVVHITSSEKGLGIEELRAAVLGDAEL; this is translated from the coding sequence ATGAACGAAGACCAGTTCGAAGCGGCCCAGCTCGCTGAGTTGACCGAGCGCGCACGCAAGCTCTTTTCAGGACCGGTGACGTTTTTGAAGAGCGCGCCGGAGCTGAAGTTCCTGCCCGATCCCATCGTCAACGAGGTTGCCTTCGCCGGCCGCTCCAACGTCGGCAAGTCCTCGCTGCTCAACGCGCTGGTCGGGCGCAAGGCGATCGCGCGCACCTCGGTCACGCCGGGGCGCACGCAGGAGCTGAACTTCTTCGACGTGGGCGAGCCGCTTAAGTTCCGCCTCGTCGACATGCCGGGCTACGGCTTCGCCAAGGCCCCGCCCAAGGTGGTGGAAACCTGGCGCCGCCTGGTGCGCGATTTCCTGCGCGGCCGCGTGGAACTGAAGCGCACCCTGGTGCTGATCGATTCGCGCCACGGCGTGAAGACGGTCGACCTCGAAATGATGAAGATGCTGGACGAGGCCGCCGTGGGCTACCGCATCGTCCTCACCAAGGCCGACAAGATCAAGGCCAGCGAACTGGAAGCCGTTCACGCCGCTACGCTGGTCGAGGCGCGCAAGCACCCCGCAGCGTTCCCGGTGGTGCACATCACCAGCTCGGAAAAAGGCTTGGGCATCGAGGAACTGCGCGCCGCCGTTCTGGGCGACGCCGAACTCTGA
- a CDS encoding S1/P1 nuclease: MRAFLTILAALSAILSTPAMAWGALGHRTVGAIAMANVKPGTRAAITQLLHHQRELDTPKCSMRTIEDAATWPDCIKSEQWRWAYANSWHYHDQPICGTFNLKAHCRDGMCATAQIERDARLLADRKLAPVLRLEALSFLVHFVGDIHQPLHVGENEDMGGNAVKADYGIAPGRNLHSIWDGVLAERAITSAPTLVRRYSAGEKASLATGTLEDWERESWQISRDFLYPLAFGGKLPCADGRDVKEPQKIIWSNEAIEQAIPIIDQRIERAGLRLAKMLDAALG; encoded by the coding sequence ATGCGCGCCTTCCTGACGATCCTGGCTGCGCTTTCAGCCATCCTGTCGACTCCGGCGATGGCCTGGGGCGCGCTTGGTCACCGCACAGTCGGCGCCATCGCCATGGCCAACGTCAAGCCCGGCACGCGCGCCGCGATCACGCAGTTGCTGCACCATCAGCGCGAACTCGACACGCCCAAGTGCTCGATGCGGACCATCGAAGACGCCGCTACCTGGCCGGACTGCATCAAGAGCGAGCAATGGCGCTGGGCTTATGCCAATTCCTGGCATTACCATGACCAGCCGATCTGCGGCACGTTCAACCTCAAGGCCCACTGCCGCGACGGCATGTGCGCCACCGCGCAGATCGAGCGCGATGCGCGCCTGCTGGCCGACCGTAAGCTGGCACCCGTGCTGCGGCTTGAGGCGCTGTCTTTCCTGGTCCACTTCGTGGGCGACATCCATCAGCCGCTCCATGTCGGCGAGAACGAGGACATGGGCGGCAACGCGGTCAAGGCCGACTACGGCATCGCGCCGGGCCGCAATCTTCACTCGATCTGGGACGGCGTGCTGGCCGAGCGTGCGATCACCTCGGCTCCCACCCTGGTGCGCCGTTACAGTGCCGGGGAAAAGGCCAGCCTTGCCACCGGCACGCTTGAGGACTGGGAGCGTGAGAGCTGGCAGATCAGCCGCGATTTCCTCTACCCGCTGGCTTTTGGCGGCAAGCTGCCCTGCGCCGATGGGCGCGACGTCAAGGAACCGCAGAAGATCATCTGGAGCAATGAGGCGATCGAACAGGCCATCCCGATCATCGACCAGCGCATCGAGCGCGCCGGCCTGAGGCTGGCCAAGATGCTCGACGCCGCGCTGGGCTGA
- a CDS encoding SDR family oxidoreductase codes for MADQFRETYGPIALVTGASSGIGLAFAEELADRGFDLVLTARRTDRLDALAERLLSSHAVRTTVIGCDLADPDAPARILEATRGADIGLVVSNAGFNVKGAFEDTDAAAMARMLMVNCHAPIQLAHGLIPRLKARSRGGIVFTASVEGLIGCPYSAAYSASKALVVALGEALWGEMQGTGIDVLTLCPGATESEATAGMEGIAQLQSAAEVAKLALGNMREGPTFVPHAHYRQMFEGLRAKPRREALAAMAEGMRKRA; via the coding sequence ATGGCCGATCAATTTCGCGAAACCTACGGCCCGATCGCCTTGGTTACGGGTGCGTCCTCGGGCATCGGCCTCGCCTTTGCCGAGGAACTGGCGGACCGCGGCTTCGACCTGGTGCTGACCGCAAGGCGCACGGACCGTCTTGACGCGCTGGCCGAACGGCTCCTCTCCTCCCACGCGGTCCGCACCACAGTGATCGGGTGCGACCTTGCCGACCCGGATGCTCCGGCGCGCATCCTCGAGGCGACGCGCGGCGCCGACATCGGGCTGGTCGTCAGCAACGCCGGCTTCAACGTCAAGGGCGCTTTCGAGGACACCGATGCCGCCGCCATGGCGCGGATGCTGATGGTCAACTGCCATGCCCCGATACAGCTTGCACATGGGTTGATCCCGCGCCTCAAAGCACGTTCCCGGGGCGGGATCGTATTCACCGCTTCGGTCGAAGGCCTGATCGGCTGCCCCTATTCCGCCGCCTACTCCGCTTCCAAGGCGCTGGTAGTGGCGCTGGGCGAAGCGCTTTGGGGAGAGATGCAGGGCACCGGCATCGACGTGCTGACTTTGTGCCCCGGCGCCACCGAATCGGAAGCGACCGCCGGGATGGAAGGCATCGCCCAGCTGCAAAGCGCCGCCGAGGTGGCGAAGCTGGCTTTAGGCAACATGCGCGAAGGGCCTACCTTCGTCCCTCATGCCCACTACCGGCAGATGTTTGAGGGCTTGCGCGCCAAACCCCGCCGCGAAGCCCTGGCCGCCATGGCTGAAGGCATGAGAAAGCGGGCCTAA
- the folD gene encoding bifunctional methylenetetrahydrofolate dehydrogenase/methenyltetrahydrofolate cyclohydrolase FolD: MSAAAIIDGKAFAESLRTRVGGVAADFAAKAGRKAGLAVVLVGEDPASQVYVRNKGKQTLACGMESFEHKLPADTAEADLLAVVAQLNEDPAVDGILVQLPLPAHMDEAKIIATINPDKDVDGFHVVNVGRLATGLPGFVPCTPLGCVMLLKDKLGSLSGLDAVVIGRSNIVGKPMAQLLIAESCTVTVAHSRTKDLPEAVRRADIVVAAVGRPEMVKGDWLKPGATVIDVGINRVAGAEEGKTKLVGDVDFASASAVAGAITPVPGGVGPMTIAVLLRNTIVAAHRNMGLALDESVL, from the coding sequence ATGAGCGCGGCGGCCATCATCGACGGCAAGGCCTTTGCCGAATCGCTGCGCACGCGCGTCGGCGGCGTCGCGGCGGACTTCGCGGCGAAAGCCGGGCGCAAGGCCGGTCTCGCGGTCGTCCTTGTCGGCGAGGACCCGGCAAGCCAGGTCTATGTGCGTAACAAAGGCAAGCAGACCCTGGCCTGCGGAATGGAGAGCTTCGAACACAAGCTTCCCGCCGATACCGCCGAGGCCGATCTCCTTGCCGTCGTCGCGCAGCTTAACGAAGACCCGGCGGTGGACGGTATCCTAGTCCAGCTGCCGCTTCCGGCGCACATGGACGAGGCGAAGATCATCGCCACGATCAACCCGGACAAGGACGTCGATGGCTTTCACGTCGTCAACGTCGGGCGTCTCGCCACGGGCCTGCCGGGCTTCGTGCCCTGCACGCCGCTGGGCTGCGTGATGCTGCTCAAGGACAAGCTGGGCTCGCTCTCAGGCCTGGACGCGGTCGTGATCGGACGTTCGAACATCGTCGGCAAGCCGATGGCGCAACTTCTTATCGCGGAAAGCTGCACCGTCACCGTGGCGCACAGCCGGACGAAGGATCTGCCCGAAGCGGTGCGCCGCGCGGACATCGTCGTCGCTGCCGTTGGCCGCCCGGAAATGGTCAAAGGCGACTGGCTCAAGCCCGGTGCGACCGTGATAGACGTGGGCATCAACCGCGTTGCGGGGGCCGAGGAAGGCAAGACCAAGCTGGTCGGCGACGTCGATTTCGCCTCGGCCAGCGCGGTTGCAGGCGCGATTACGCCGGTGCCGGGCGGGGTGGGCCCGATGACCATCGCCGTGCTTCTACGCAATACGATCGTTGCCGCGCATCGCAACATGGGCCTTGCCCTCGACGAGAGCGTGCTTTGA
- a CDS encoding DMT family transporter → MPESRSTTRAFLLLGLVMLFWAGNSITGRAVRGDIPPFTLAFGRWLIAVAVLAPFAVRRLWAERAEALAGWRWILALGFLGIVCFNAFIYSGLRHTSAANALLLQASIPALVLVLDRVMFGGRAGALHIAGVAASTLGVAGIVFKGDVSALTTLRLGAGDALILCGVVVWGLYTVLLRKKPAISSASFLLLVFTLGALAMAPLAAWEWTHGLQVAWSPKVLAAFGYVGVFPSVLAYFIYNAATAQLGPARAGQAITLMPLFGALLSALLLGETLEGYHLVGMALILAGIVLSALALTMRRTV, encoded by the coding sequence ATGCCCGAATCCCGCTCCACCACGCGCGCGTTCCTGCTGCTGGGTCTGGTCATGCTGTTCTGGGCGGGCAATTCGATCACCGGGCGGGCGGTACGCGGCGACATTCCGCCGTTCACGCTGGCCTTCGGGCGCTGGCTAATCGCAGTGGCTGTGCTGGCGCCGTTCGCGGTGCGCCGGCTCTGGGCCGAGCGGGCGGAGGCTCTGGCCGGCTGGCGCTGGATACTGGCGCTCGGGTTTCTGGGCATCGTGTGCTTCAACGCGTTCATCTACTCGGGCCTGCGCCATACCAGCGCGGCGAATGCCCTGCTGCTTCAGGCCTCGATCCCGGCGCTGGTACTGGTGCTGGACCGGGTGATGTTCGGCGGCAGAGCCGGGGCGCTGCACATCGCAGGCGTTGCGGCCTCGACGCTTGGCGTCGCCGGGATCGTCTTCAAGGGTGACGTCTCGGCGCTGACCACGCTGAGATTGGGCGCGGGCGATGCGCTGATCCTGTGCGGGGTCGTGGTATGGGGGCTTTACACCGTCCTGCTGCGTAAGAAGCCGGCGATCTCCTCGGCCAGCTTCCTGCTGCTGGTTTTCACGCTGGGCGCGCTGGCCATGGCGCCGCTCGCCGCGTGGGAGTGGACGCACGGGCTACAGGTTGCCTGGAGCCCGAAGGTGCTGGCCGCTTTCGGTTATGTCGGCGTGTTTCCCTCGGTGCTCGCCTATTTCATCTACAACGCTGCGACGGCGCAGCTTGGCCCAGCGCGGGCAGGGCAGGCAATCACACTGATGCCGCTGTTCGGCGCGCTGCTTTCCGCATTGCTGCTGGGCGAGACGCTGGAGGGCTATCACCTCGTCGGCATGGCGCTGATCCTTGCGGGGATCGTGCTGTCGGCACTGGCGCTGACCATGCGGCGCACGGTTTAG
- a CDS encoding glutathione S-transferase family protein: protein MKLIIGNKNYSSWSLRGWLACRQSGLHFDEITVPLFGEEWEALKRDSDDLAPSHGKVPILWDGDAVVWDSLAIVDYLADKVGRDRFWPKADDARAMARSMVAEMHSSYLALRRSCPMNIRSRVELPGLDEDTRADIVRILTLWAEARARFGKGGPFLFGTFGAADVFYAPVVSRFLTYGIGVPGFAQAYMQAVWEHEWMQAWISAAEAEDWVIEQYEGPVA, encoded by the coding sequence GTGAAGCTTATCATCGGCAACAAGAACTATTCCAGCTGGTCCCTGCGCGGCTGGCTGGCCTGCAGGCAATCGGGCCTGCACTTCGACGAGATCACCGTCCCGCTGTTTGGCGAGGAATGGGAAGCGCTCAAGCGCGACTCCGACGATCTGGCTCCCAGCCATGGCAAAGTGCCGATCCTGTGGGACGGCGACGCGGTGGTGTGGGACAGCCTTGCCATCGTCGATTACCTTGCCGACAAGGTGGGCCGCGACCGCTTCTGGCCCAAGGCCGACGATGCCCGCGCGATGGCGCGCTCGATGGTGGCGGAAATGCACTCCAGCTACCTCGCACTGCGCCGCTCGTGCCCGATGAACATCCGTTCGCGCGTGGAACTGCCGGGTCTGGATGAGGATACCCGCGCCGACATCGTGCGCATCCTGACGCTGTGGGCAGAGGCGCGGGCGCGCTTCGGCAAGGGCGGGCCGTTCCTGTTCGGCACCTTCGGCGCTGCCGATGTGTTCTATGCCCCGGTGGTCAGCCGTTTCCTTACTTACGGCATCGGCGTGCCGGGCTTCGCGCAGGCCTACATGCAGGCGGTGTGGGAGCATGAATGGATGCAGGCGTGGATTTCCGCCGCCGAGGCGGAGGACTGGGTGATCGAACAATACGAAGGTCCGGTGGCCTGA
- the argB gene encoding acetylglutamate kinase: MSNPHDPAFLVKAETLVDALPYMQRYAGRTFVVKYGGHAMGDPEKAVDFAEDVVLLKAVGINVVVVHGGGPQIGAMLKTMGVESRFIDGLRVTDKQTAQVAEMVLSGAINKEIVGWIAKAGGKAMGVSGKDGGMVTARKVQRTRKDPDSLIEQVVDLGFVGEPETIDTTVIDTISAAGMIPVIAPIAPGPDGQTYNVNADTMAGAIAAALGASRLFLLTDVAGVLDKQGELLTDLTPAAIEALKADGTISGGMIPKLETCIHAVEAGCEAAVVLDGRVSHAMLLEIFTQEGAGTLIRAG; encoded by the coding sequence ATGTCGAATCCGCACGATCCCGCCTTCCTCGTAAAGGCAGAAACCCTCGTCGACGCGCTGCCCTACATGCAGCGCTACGCCGGGCGCACTTTCGTGGTGAAGTATGGCGGCCACGCCATGGGCGACCCCGAGAAGGCGGTCGACTTTGCCGAGGACGTGGTGCTGCTCAAAGCGGTGGGCATCAACGTGGTCGTGGTCCACGGCGGTGGGCCGCAGATCGGCGCCATGCTGAAGACCATGGGCGTGGAAAGCCGCTTCATCGATGGATTGCGCGTCACCGACAAGCAGACTGCACAAGTGGCCGAGATGGTCCTGTCGGGTGCGATCAACAAGGAAATCGTCGGCTGGATCGCAAAGGCGGGCGGCAAGGCGATGGGCGTGTCTGGCAAAGATGGCGGTATGGTCACCGCGCGAAAGGTGCAGCGTACCCGCAAGGACCCCGACAGCCTGATCGAACAGGTCGTCGACCTCGGCTTCGTGGGCGAACCCGAGACGATCGACACCACCGTGATCGACACGATCTCCGCTGCAGGCATGATCCCGGTGATCGCGCCGATCGCGCCGGGGCCTGATGGGCAGACCTACAACGTCAACGCCGATACAATGGCCGGCGCCATTGCCGCCGCGCTGGGTGCTTCGCGACTTTTCCTGCTGACCGATGTGGCCGGCGTGCTGGACAAGCAGGGCGAACTGCTGACGGACCTCACCCCTGCCGCGATCGAGGCCTTGAAGGCCGACGGCACGATCTCGGGCGGCATGATTCCCAAGTTGGAAACCTGCATCCATGCGGTCGAGGCCGGGTGCGAGGCTGCCGTCGTCCTTGACGGACGGGTATCGCATGCCATGTTGCTGGAAATATTCACGCAGGAAGGCGCGGGTACGCTCATTCGGGCGGGCTGA
- a CDS encoding queuosine precursor transporter → MNRSALVITRSLFVFSLLYGGLVVLAGVLGTKLASLGHWPVLGDLAVESGIFAFLLLVVLSSAVAELHGKDTANRLVRYGFIPLIVSMLLLTFVIHVVPPAAFWGDQEAYARLLGQGARMQFAGLISYGISQTLNVYLFARMSEGPKGEGRGRLLLVRAWIASMLSQVIDTVLFITISFVGTGLPLLSIMEGQIISKLVLSTIMVPPFIWFFVKLGRKLDA, encoded by the coding sequence ATGAATCGATCCGCGCTCGTCATCACCCGCTCTTTGTTCGTCTTCTCACTGCTCTATGGCGGCCTCGTCGTACTGGCGGGCGTGCTGGGGACCAAGCTGGCGTCGCTCGGCCATTGGCCGGTGCTGGGCGACCTCGCGGTGGAATCGGGCATCTTCGCGTTCCTGCTGCTGGTCGTACTGTCGAGCGCGGTGGCGGAATTGCACGGCAAGGACACCGCCAACCGGCTGGTGCGCTACGGCTTTATCCCGCTGATCGTCTCGATGCTGCTGCTGACCTTCGTGATTCACGTCGTTCCGCCTGCTGCATTCTGGGGTGATCAGGAGGCCTATGCCCGCCTGTTGGGGCAAGGCGCGCGGATGCAGTTCGCCGGACTGATCTCCTACGGTATTTCGCAGACCCTCAACGTCTACCTGTTCGCGCGGATGTCCGAGGGGCCGAAGGGCGAGGGGCGGGGCCGCTTGCTGCTGGTGCGGGCGTGGATCGCCTCGATGCTGTCGCAGGTGATCGATACGGTGCTGTTCATCACCATTTCCTTCGTCGGCACAGGTCTGCCGCTGCTCTCGATCATGGAGGGCCAGATCATCTCGAAGCTGGTGCTTTCGACGATCATGGTGCCGCCGTTCATCTGGTTCTTCGTGAAGCTGGGCCGCAAGCTGGACGCCTGA
- a CDS encoding inorganic phosphate transporter yields MEHSLALPLLFGLVALALAFDFLNGLHDAANAIATVVATRLLSPVVAVLFAAAGNFAAYFFMGLHVAETVGKGIINVDAVTPSVVFGALVGAMFWNVLTWIKGIPSSSSHALIGGLLGAGIAHGGFAVVESSGTIKTIAAIFVSPVLGFAIAMLMMLVTSWLFRGVSPRQSNGAFKSLHLLSSAAYSISHGGNDAQKTMGIIAVLLYSTGHMTGEFHVPEWVVLSCYLAISLGTLSGGWKIIKTMGSKLTKLNHHSGFCASTAGSIVVFGASALGIPVSTTHAITGSIVGTGAARRASAVRWSVASRVIVAWFITIPASAAVGALFYTITRAF; encoded by the coding sequence ATGGAACACAGTCTTGCCCTGCCGCTGCTGTTCGGCCTCGTCGCACTGGCGCTGGCGTTCGACTTCCTGAACGGCCTGCATGACGCTGCCAACGCCATCGCGACCGTGGTGGCGACGCGGCTGCTGTCGCCGGTGGTGGCGGTGCTGTTTGCGGCAGCGGGCAATTTCGCGGCCTATTTCTTCATGGGGCTGCATGTCGCCGAGACGGTCGGCAAGGGCATCATCAACGTCGATGCGGTGACCCCTTCTGTAGTGTTCGGGGCGCTGGTGGGCGCGATGTTCTGGAACGTGCTGACCTGGATCAAGGGCATTCCCTCAAGCTCCAGCCACGCGCTGATCGGCGGCCTGCTGGGCGCCGGGATCGCCCACGGCGGCTTCGCGGTGGTCGAAAGTTCCGGCACGATCAAGACGATCGCGGCCATCTTCGTGTCGCCGGTGCTGGGCTTTGCCATCGCCATGCTGATGATGCTGGTGACCAGCTGGCTGTTCAGGGGCGTGTCGCCGCGCCAGTCGAACGGCGCGTTCAAGAGCCTGCACCTGCTGTCCAGCGCCGCCTATTCGATCAGCCACGGCGGCAACGATGCGCAAAAGACGATGGGTATCATCGCGGTGCTGCTCTATTCCACCGGCCACATGACCGGCGAGTTCCACGTGCCGGAATGGGTGGTACTGTCGTGCTATCTGGCGATTTCGCTGGGCACGCTGTCGGGCGGGTGGAAGATCATCAAGACGATGGGCTCCAAGCTGACCAAGCTCAACCACCACTCGGGCTTCTGCGCTTCCACCGCCGGGTCGATCGTGGTGTTCGGCGCCAGCGCGCTGGGCATCCCGGTTTCGACCACCCATGCGATCACCGGCTCGATCGTCGGCACCGGCGCCGCGCGCCGCGCCAGCGCCGTGCGCTGGTCGGTGGCGAGCCGGGTGATCGTGGCGTGGTTCATCACCATCCCGGCCAGCGCTGCAGTGGGTGCGCTGTTCTATACGATCACGCGGGCATTCTGA
- a CDS encoding YggT family protein gives MLFFTLYQIVDYLINIIVFVVIVQFVLGLLIAFNVVNMHNQFVSAIYTALNAILEPMLKPIRKIMPNTGAIDFSPMVLIIGLTILQIILGNLARAYG, from the coding sequence TTGCTGTTCTTCACCCTCTACCAGATCGTCGATTACCTCATCAACATCATCGTTTTCGTGGTGATCGTGCAGTTTGTGCTCGGCCTGCTGATCGCGTTCAACGTGGTCAATATGCACAACCAGTTCGTTTCGGCGATCTACACGGCGCTTAATGCGATCCTCGAACCGATGCTCAAGCCCATTCGCAAGATCATGCCCAACACCGGCGCGATCGACTTTTCGCCGATGGTTCTGATCATCGGACTGACGATCCTGCAGATCATCCTGGGCAACCTCGCAAGGGCCTACGGCTGA